A part of Rickettsiales bacterium genomic DNA contains:
- a CDS encoding methyltransferase domain-containing protein produces MALIDQLQALPAQWEAMARDWLTPLKEEAKLLFTRAKEPLDSAFRLGEELLLERQFEEAKIRFKFVLWRNPVHALALYKLSVCHLALHEKHEGLQALNKSLTFDPKNEMALYLKATYEDGKYADGYAPHTTPTPFILSKFTKRAAKYNLNELEKGYRGASELYDQILTLGITPESILEVGCGTGLCGGLLSTLTDKLIGVDICPAMIEEAQELEFDSYAEFIEADLRDHLLLSPNLNYELIVAANVISITGGIAAVMDGAAKGLKPGGYFIFTALALRATEGYRYISDIQRFAHSSHYLKTQAERAGLKAISLREVTLYEDDPRPSYMVVLQK; encoded by the coding sequence ATGGCGTTGATCGATCAATTACAAGCATTACCCGCACAGTGGGAAGCAATGGCGCGCGACTGGCTTACCCCTCTCAAAGAAGAAGCGAAGCTACTTTTCACACGTGCCAAGGAACCGCTAGACTCAGCCTTTCGTTTAGGAGAAGAATTATTATTAGAGCGCCAATTTGAAGAAGCGAAAATTCGTTTTAAATTTGTCCTGTGGCGCAACCCCGTTCATGCGCTCGCGCTGTATAAGCTGTCCGTTTGCCATTTGGCATTGCATGAGAAACATGAAGGGCTGCAAGCACTCAACAAGTCGCTTACTTTTGATCCCAAGAACGAAATGGCGCTTTACTTAAAGGCAACCTACGAAGATGGGAAATATGCTGATGGATACGCGCCACACACGACCCCCACTCCTTTTATCCTTAGCAAATTCACAAAACGCGCAGCAAAATATAACCTCAATGAATTGGAAAAGGGCTATCGCGGCGCCTCTGAGCTTTACGACCAAATTCTAACGCTTGGTATCACCCCTGAATCCATTTTAGAAGTGGGCTGCGGTACGGGACTCTGTGGCGGCTTACTTTCGACCTTGACCGACAAACTGATCGGCGTCGATATCTGCCCTGCGATGATAGAAGAAGCGCAAGAGCTAGAGTTCGATTCTTACGCTGAATTTATCGAAGCAGATTTACGCGACCATCTCCTTCTATCACCGAACCTCAATTACGAACTGATCGTGGCCGCCAACGTCATCTCCATTACAGGCGGGATTGCGGCGGTGATGGATGGAGCCGCCAAAGGCCTAAAACCTGGCGGCTATTTTATCTTCACCGCCCTCGCCCTTAGAGCGACCGAAGGCTATCGCTATATCAGTGATATTCAACGTTTTGCTCATAGCAGTCATTACCTGAAGACCCAAGCGGAACGAGCAGGCTTAAAAGCGATTTCCTTGCGCGAAGTGACACTCTACGAAGATGACCCTCGCCCCTCTTACATGGTGGTCTTGCAAAAGTGA
- the ubiG gene encoding bifunctional 2-polyprenyl-6-hydroxyphenol methylase/3-demethylubiquinol 3-O-methyltransferase UbiG has protein sequence MTATTLEPQEIEKFTAIAAEWWDESGKFAPLHKINPIRVRYVRDTIYQHFDCETLKGKSLIDIGCGGGLVSEPMARLGAKVTGIDGGEKNVKTAIAHAQAMQLKIDYRTTTAEALAEKGAQFDVVLALEIIEHVSDVALFLESVAKLVKPGGVLIMSTLNRTMKSYALAIVGAEYVLRWLPRGTHDWKKFLMPAELIQPLQAHGLKHTASKGMVMNPLKWEWQMSDSDLEVNYYVCFTKM, from the coding sequence GTGACTGCAACCACCTTAGAACCACAAGAAATTGAGAAATTCACCGCGATTGCGGCAGAATGGTGGGATGAAAGCGGTAAATTTGCGCCGCTACATAAAATTAACCCAATACGTGTGCGTTATGTGCGCGATACGATCTATCAGCATTTCGATTGCGAGACGCTTAAAGGTAAAAGCCTGATTGATATCGGCTGCGGCGGCGGGCTTGTCTCCGAGCCGATGGCGCGCTTGGGCGCGAAAGTCACCGGTATTGATGGCGGCGAAAAGAATGTCAAAACAGCGATAGCACATGCGCAAGCCATGCAGCTGAAAATTGATTACCGTACGACAACGGCGGAAGCATTGGCCGAAAAGGGTGCGCAATTTGACGTGGTGCTAGCGTTAGAAATTATCGAGCATGTGAGTGATGTTGCGTTGTTTTTGGAATCAGTCGCTAAGCTTGTAAAGCCCGGTGGTGTTCTGATCATGAGTACACTGAACCGCACTATGAAATCCTACGCTCTGGCGATTGTCGGTGCTGAATATGTACTGCGTTGGTTGCCGCGTGGCACGCATGATTGGAAGAAGTTTTTAATGCCAGCGGAGCTCATCCAGCCTTTGCAGGCTCACGGCCTGAAGCATACGGCAAGCAAAGGCATGGTCATGAACCCACTTAAATGGGAATGGCAAATGTCCGATAGTGACTTGGAGGTGAATTATTATGTCTGTTTCACAAAAATGTAG
- the thiE gene encoding thiamine phosphate synthase — protein sequence MSVSQKCRLYAITPPQFELSEFILQVEEALAAGDIACLQLRLKEASDEEIREAAKALIPICHSHGTAFMVNDSVEIALEVGADGVHLGQEDLEGTSVKAIADKLPEGVILGVTCHASNHLAMEAGEQGAAYVAFGAFYETTSKPKEKLEKWGTPTTELLEGWTQFTTIPSVAIGGITPDNCKPLVQAGADFIAVITGIWDHAQGAGAGVRAYNAAIQEALAAAAVA from the coding sequence ATGTCTGTTTCACAAAAATGTAGGCTTTACGCCATCACCCCGCCGCAGTTTGAACTTTCGGAATTTATTCTGCAGGTTGAAGAAGCTTTGGCTGCGGGCGATATTGCCTGTTTGCAGTTGCGCTTGAAAGAGGCTTCAGATGAGGAAATTCGTGAGGCGGCGAAAGCGCTTATACCGATTTGCCATTCGCATGGTACCGCTTTTATGGTGAATGATAGTGTGGAGATCGCATTAGAAGTGGGTGCGGATGGGGTGCATCTGGGGCAAGAGGATCTCGAGGGTACGAGTGTTAAAGCGATTGCCGATAAATTGCCGGAAGGAGTGATCTTGGGGGTGACATGCCACGCTTCAAATCATCTGGCGATGGAAGCGGGCGAGCAGGGTGCTGCTTATGTTGCTTTCGGTGCCTTTTATGAAACGACTTCTAAGCCCAAAGAGAAGCTCGAAAAATGGGGAACGCCCACAACGGAGTTGCTAGAGGGGTGGACGCAATTTACGACGATTCCGTCTGTGGCGATAGGCGGCATTACGCCCGATAACTGCAAGCCGTTGGTGCAAGCTGGCGCTGACTTTATTGCTGTGATTACGGGTATTTGGGATCATGCGCAAGGTGCGGGTGCTGGAGTGAGGGCCTATAACGCTGCAATACAGGAAGCGCTTGCCGCGGCGGCTGTCGCCTGA
- the efp gene encoding elongation factor P: MKIDGVTIRKGNVLMHKGDRLWLVVKTQHTQPGKGGAYMQVEMKDVRDGTKLNERFRSDEKVEKVRLDQQNYQFLYADETLLNFMDQESYEQITVNADMLDEKQLPFLTDGMVVAIESYEDEPIGIELPQHVTLEITEADAVVKGQTASSSYKPAILENGVNILVPPHISAGTRVVVNTETGEYVERAKD; encoded by the coding sequence ATGAAAATTGACGGTGTCACGATTCGTAAAGGTAATGTGTTGATGCATAAGGGCGACCGCCTATGGCTGGTTGTTAAGACGCAGCATACGCAGCCGGGTAAAGGTGGCGCCTACATGCAAGTGGAGATGAAAGATGTCCGCGATGGTACAAAGCTGAATGAGCGTTTTCGTTCGGATGAGAAGGTGGAGAAAGTTCGCCTCGACCAACAGAATTATCAGTTCCTTTATGCGGATGAAACGTTGTTGAATTTTATGGATCAGGAAAGCTATGAGCAGATTACGGTCAATGCTGATATGCTGGATGAAAAGCAGCTACCGTTCCTAACGGATGGTATGGTGGTGGCGATTGAAAGCTACGAAGACGAGCCGATTGGCATTGAGCTTCCACAGCATGTGACGTTAGAAATTACTGAGGCTGATGCCGTAGTGAAGGGGCAAACCGCTTCTTCGTCCTACAAACCAGCGATATTAGAAAATGGTGTGAATATCCTTGTGCCTCCGCATATTTCTGCGGGTACACGTGTGGTGGTAAATACTGAAACCGGCGAATATGTCGAGAGAGCGAAAGATTAA
- a CDS encoding inositol monophosphatase family protein — MPAINSANLNVMIKAAENAAHGIRRDFGEVTKLQISRKGTLDFVTQTDLKAEKIIKSDLSYARPKYGFLLEEGGEIIGEDRNFRWVVDPIDGTTNFIHAIPYLCISIALEKRRLSDGAWVPVSAVIYDPIHGDCFIAEEGKGAFLNDGRIEVSKRDKFDESLLITHSPKHDRASYKKSMQLFLKVTEQSKGIRTMGATALDLAYIAAGKYDAGWYTAFKRWDISAGLLLAKEAGAEVTQLDGDDDVTDPTTLVVGTPKMHKALLNVVKPHWIAKAA; from the coding sequence ATGCCAGCTATTAATTCTGCAAATTTAAACGTGATGATCAAGGCAGCTGAAAATGCTGCACATGGTATTCGTCGTGATTTTGGTGAAGTCACCAAGCTACAAATTTCGCGTAAAGGGACACTTGATTTTGTGACTCAAACGGATTTGAAAGCGGAGAAAATTATTAAATCGGATCTCTCTTACGCTCGCCCAAAATATGGTTTTCTGCTTGAAGAAGGTGGCGAGATTATCGGTGAAGATCGTAATTTTCGTTGGGTGGTTGATCCGATCGATGGAACGACGAACTTTATTCATGCGATACCTTATCTTTGTATCTCTATCGCATTGGAAAAGCGGAGATTATCGGATGGTGCTTGGGTGCCTGTATCAGCGGTGATTTATGATCCGATTCACGGTGATTGCTTCATTGCGGAAGAAGGCAAGGGTGCTTTCTTAAACGATGGACGTATTGAGGTGAGTAAGCGCGATAAGTTTGATGAGTCATTACTCATCACGCATTCGCCAAAGCATGATCGCGCGAGTTACAAAAAATCGATGCAGCTGTTTTTGAAAGTGACTGAGCAATCAAAAGGGATTCGTACCATGGGTGCGACCGCCTTGGATTTGGCTTACATCGCTGCTGGAAAATATGATGCCGGTTGGTATACCGCGTTTAAGCGTTGGGATATTTCGGCAGGCTTGTTGCTGGCGAAAGAAGCTGGTGCAGAAGTCACACAGTTAGACGGTGATGATGATGTGACGGACCCTACGACATTGGTTGTGGGTACGCCTAAGATGCATAAAGCCTTGCTCAATGTAGTGAAGCCACATTGGATAGCAAAAGCGGCCTAA